The DNA region TTCGCCCCTTCAAACCATTTAATTTCAGGCTTAGTAAAATCCCAACTTAAAACATTGTCCCATTTTTTACGCCAAACAAAATGTTCTTCCGCAATCTCTTCCCAAAAGGCCTCAGGATTTCTAACGGATTTTCTATATACTTGGTAGTATTCTTCTAAATGTTTAATGTGGTAATTACTCATTCTGCCTTGATTGTTTTAATTATATGGTTAATATCCAAAAAAAATCATTTACCACTTATCTTTAAGATCTAATGGTAATTTTTAAAGGATACCTAAAATTACATAAAATTTAGTGGATTGTTGCTTCTTTTGCACCTGTAGGAATGCGAATATCTTCAACTATTTCCTGTACTTCTTTTGGCGGTTCTGGAGTGAATTTCATGATGACGATGGAAACAATAAAATTCACGAACATGGCAACACTTCCAAAACCCTCTGGTGATATGCCAAACCACCAATCTTTTTCTAGATCGGCTACAGCTTCCTTTCCTCCATCAAATAGGCCAAACTTGAACTTTAGCATATAGAACAACATTAAGGAAATACCAATGACCATGCCTGCAATAGCCCCTTCTTTATTCATTTTCTTATAAAAAATCCCCAATACAATTGCGGGAAAGAAAGAAGCCGCTGCGAGACCAAAAGCTAGGGCAACCACTGCTGCTACAAACCCAGGAGGGTTGATGCCAAAATAGCCGGCAACTACAACTGCTACGGTAGCAGCGCCACGAGCAGCCCAAAGTTCTCCTTTTTCCGTAATACTAGGTGCTATTATTTTTTTGATCAAGTCATGTGAAACCGATGCGGAAATCACTAGAAGTAGTCCTGCAGCAGTGGATAGGGCCGCAGCCAAACTTCCGGCTGCTACAAGGGCGATTACCCACGCAGGCAAATCTGCAATTTCCGGGTTTGCCAGAACCATAATGTCTGGGTCCACAATGAGTTCATTTTTTGCTTTATCGGCTACATATTGAATCTTTCCATCTCCATTTTTATCGGTAAAATTTAACAGCCCTGTGGTTTCCCAGTTTGTGATCCATTCAGGCATTTTGGCGTATTCTTGATTGCTGACCGTTTTAATCATATTGGTTCTAGCAAATACGGCCACAGCCGGTGCCGTGGTGTAAAGAATAGCTATTAACAGCAGGGCGAGCCCAGCGGATTTTCGGGCATCCTTCACGCGCTTTACAGTAAAAAAACGAACGATTACATGAGGTAATCCTGCCGTACCCACCATTAAGGCCAGCGTAATCATAAAAATATCTATTGTGGATTTTTTTCCTTCGGTGTATTCAGCAAAACCCAGTTCGGTGGAAAGGCCGTTTAGTTTATCCAGTAAATACATACCGGAGCCATCGTTCAATTTAGCGCCCATGCCCAATTGTGGAATAGGGTTTCCGGTCATTTGAATGGATATAAAAATAGCTGGAACCATAAAGGCGAATATTAAAACACAGTATTGGGCTACTTGCGTATAGGTGATACCTTTCATTCCGCCTAAAACAGCATAAAACAGCACGATAACCATTCCTATGATTACTCCTGTATTGATGTCTACTTCAAGAAACCTAGAAAATACAACCCCAACGCCCCGCATTTGTCCGGCTACATAGGTAAACGAAACAATTAAGGCACAGATAACCGCAACGATTCTTGCAGTCTTTGAGTAATAGCGGTCACCGATAAAATCCGGTACCGTAAATTTCCCGAATTTTCGGAGGTAGGGGGCTAAGAGTAGTGCTAGCAGTACATAGCCACCGGTCCACCCCATTAAATATACGGACCCATCATAACCTGCAAAGGAAATAATGCCGGCCATGGAGATAAATGATGCGGCGGACATCCAATCTGCGGCTGTAGCCATACCATTGGCCAAAGGGGATACTCCACCACCGGCAACATAAAATTCTTTTGTTGATCCGGCTCTAGACCAAATGGCAATGCCTATATACAGGGTAAATGTGAGTCCTACTAAAAGGTACGTCCAGGTTTGAACTGTCATAATCGGGTTGGTTAGGTTGCTATTTATTCGTTGAATCCATATTTTTTATCCAATTTGTTCATGAGCCGTACATAGACAAAAATGAGGATGACAAAAACATAGATAGAACCTTGTTGAGCAAACCAGAAACCTAGTTCAAATCCGCCAATTTTTATTTCATTTAAAGATTCTTTGAACAAGATGCCCGCACCGTAAGAAACCGCAAACCAAATGGCCAGTAAAATAAATAGATATTTTATATTTTCTTTCCAGTAGGCAGATGCGTGTTCTTGTTTTTCAGACATTTTTAGGAATTTAGATTGTGATGTTGAAAATAATGATTTTTACTCGATAAATAGAGATTAAATACTCCTAGGCTTTCCTAGAATTCAAATTGTATCATTTTAATGCCTCATGGTCTTGTCCTGAAGTACTTCACTCAAATAAAGCAGGGGTTTTTAGCTGGGCAAAAAAAGAACGCCACAAGAGGAGTCTCTTTTTGCTCCGGTAACTGAACTTAAAACATTTATCTTTTTTTCTATTCTCAGAACACCCATTAGAGCAAAGACCAAAGCCTCTTTGAACTCGATCAACTGTTTAGAGGGAACAACTACTTTTGCCGAATCACCTAATTTTTGCTGAAGTGTTTCTACAAGAAAGTCATTTAATGCACCTCCGCCGGTAACGAACAGTGTACTTCCGGTTTTTTTCTTATTTGCTTTTATTTGAATAGCCACCTGCTCACAGATGTGATGGACTCCCGTGCACAATAGGTTTTCCATGCTGTCTTCTGTACTCTCAACGATGGGAACAACCTCTTCTATAAACCATTCATACCCTATCGATTTTGGAAAAGGAAGCTTATAAAACTCAAGTGCATTTAGCTTTTGGAGCATTACGGTATTTATTTTGCCGTTTTTTGCAAGATTTCCGCCCGCATCATAATCCAAGTCGTTTTTTCGGGTAATGTAATTTAAAATCATGTTGGCGAGACCAATATCATAGGCAACCCGACTCCCGTTATGCTCAAAGGAGATATTACTTATGCCTCCTAAATTTAAACAGAAATCATATTTGTTGAAAAACAGTCGGTCTCCAATGGGGACAAGAGGTGCTCCTTGACCACCCAGGGCAACATCATTCGTACGAAAATCAGATACTACTTTTTGCTTGCTTGCATTGGCTAAATGTTGCCCACTACCAATCTGATAGGTAAGTCCGTTTTCTGGTTGGTGGTGCGTTGTATGACCATGACTAGCTATGTAGTCTACCTCTAGGCCATTATCTTCAATAAATAAGTTACATTGCTCACCCAGCCAGGTGCCGTATGTATTATTTAGTTTTAAAAGTGAGTCTGCGGGCAAAAGAATGGCGTCTTTTAATTGGCTTTGCATTTCAGCGGAGTATGAAACACTTTTGGTTTTTTTAATACCAAATTGCCAGGTATGCCCTTCCTGCCAAATAGTGCAATAGGCCAGGTCCAACCCATCTAATGAGGTGCCGGACATAAGCCCTAAAATTTTATATGTTGTCATAGTTTAAATGGTTACGGGTAGTTTTCCTTGTACTTCTAAATTACCTAAAAAATGATTTGCTGCGACTTCTTGAAACGATATTAAATTTTGATATGCGATAACCACTGCCTTAGCATTTTCAACATTGATATGGTTTAGTACATAGGGATTTCCAAATAGGTAAAGAATCACATTTTTTTTAGCTATAATTTCATTGATGAAAGCCAGTTCGTCTTGAGTAAAACCGAAGTTGTTAGTAGGTTTTATTTGAGGTGGAAAAATCGCTAAAAGAAAATTTTTGTCACTTTCCTCAGTAAGGGTTTTATCTGATACTACGTTGAATTTTTTGTGTTTTTTAATCGAGTTAAAAAACCGATTTTCATGATACAACGGTAGTTGTACACCTGTAAATGCTCCTGTATTAAATTCGGTAATTACCTCATTTGTGCCTTGGTATAGTGTAATACTTTGCTGGGCTATTTCTGTGTTTAATACATCAGGATTTGTTAAGGTGGTACTTGAAATTTTTGTGGACGCAATCGCTTTTTCTTTTAATCTCCAAAAACGATTAAAACTCTCTTGTATCTGTGTTTCGGAACTATTTTTCAAGATGGTATCTATGCCTTCTTTAACATGTTCAGCAAAACAAAGCACATCATTTCCAGCATCAAAAGCAAGCCATTCCAACTCTCCTTTTGTTGGAAAGTTTTTTGAAACTGCATGCATGTTCAGTGCATCGGAAATAACCACTCCCTTATATCCCATTTCTGTTCTAAGAACTCCTTTTATAATATCTTTTGATATGCTCGAAGGTGTATCCGTTTCGTTTGCTAGAGCAGGAACGGATAAATGTCCCGCCATAACGGAATCTACACCTTCTAAAATTAGTTGTTGAAATGGATATAGTTCATTATTGGTCAACTCTTCTTTGGTCTTGTTTATTAGGGGCAGTCCCAAATGTGAATCTGTTGCCGTATCTCCATGACCGGGAAAATGCTTAATACTTGTTAATATTCCCTCAGAGCGGGTGCCATGGATGTAGGCCATGGCTTTTTGAGCAACTTTTACTCTGTCCTCTCCAAAAGAACGATAGCCAATAACGGGGTTATTTGGGTTATTATTGATGTCTACACAAGGTGAAAGATTCCAATGAATTCCAGCAGCTTTGCAGTCTTTTGCAATACTTTTTCCTACTTCATAAATCAAATCATTGTGTGCATCCGGTAGTGCTCCTAGTGTAATGGCATATGGATATTGAGGTGTTTTTTCAATACGCATGGCCAGTCCCCATTCCGCATCAATCGCAATGAGTAATGGATATTTAGCTGCTTTTTGATAACGGGCGATTAGATTTTGTAATGTTTCAAAACTCTTTGCGTTAGAAACCACTTTTTTCTTTCCTTCAAAATTAGTCGCCGCACTGGCCCTACTATGGAAAAAGCACAAAGAGCCAATATGGTGTTCTTTGATCAGTTTTTCCAATTGCTGAATTTCTTCTTCAGTGTCATTGATGAACGCGGCAGGCATGAAGAGTTGCCCTACTTTTTCGGCTAAGCTTAATGTTTGCTCGGCTTGGGTATATGGTGCTATCTTAGGCATCTAATTTGGTTGATTTTTTCCCGAAATCTGCGGGGTATTTTATAAATTTCACTAGAAATAGAGCGGGTAGTGCAGCAATAAC from Zobellia alginiliquefaciens includes:
- a CDS encoding sodium:solute symporter family protein, which gives rise to MTVQTWTYLLVGLTFTLYIGIAIWSRAGSTKEFYVAGGGVSPLANGMATAADWMSAASFISMAGIISFAGYDGSVYLMGWTGGYVLLALLLAPYLRKFGKFTVPDFIGDRYYSKTARIVAVICALIVSFTYVAGQMRGVGVVFSRFLEVDINTGVIIGMVIVLFYAVLGGMKGITYTQVAQYCVLIFAFMVPAIFISIQMTGNPIPQLGMGAKLNDGSGMYLLDKLNGLSTELGFAEYTEGKKSTIDIFMITLALMVGTAGLPHVIVRFFTVKRVKDARKSAGLALLLIAILYTTAPAVAVFARTNMIKTVSNQEYAKMPEWITNWETTGLLNFTDKNGDGKIQYVADKAKNELIVDPDIMVLANPEIADLPAWVIALVAAGSLAAALSTAAGLLLVISASVSHDLIKKIIAPSITEKGELWAARGAATVAVVVAGYFGINPPGFVAAVVALAFGLAAASFFPAIVLGIFYKKMNKEGAIAGMVIGISLMLFYMLKFKFGLFDGGKEAVADLEKDWWFGISPEGFGSVAMFVNFIVSIVIMKFTPEPPKEVQEIVEDIRIPTGAKEATIH
- a CDS encoding DUF4212 domain-containing protein; translation: MSEKQEHASAYWKENIKYLFILLAIWFAVSYGAGILFKESLNEIKIGGFELGFWFAQQGSIYVFVILIFVYVRLMNKLDKKYGFNE
- a CDS encoding anhydro-N-acetylmuramic acid kinase, with the protein product MTTYKILGLMSGTSLDGLDLAYCTIWQEGHTWQFGIKKTKSVSYSAEMQSQLKDAILLPADSLLKLNNTYGTWLGEQCNLFIEDNGLEVDYIASHGHTTHHQPENGLTYQIGSGQHLANASKQKVVSDFRTNDVALGGQGAPLVPIGDRLFFNKYDFCLNLGGISNISFEHNGSRVAYDIGLANMILNYITRKNDLDYDAGGNLAKNGKINTVMLQKLNALEFYKLPFPKSIGYEWFIEEVVPIVESTEDSMENLLCTGVHHICEQVAIQIKANKKKTGSTLFVTGGGALNDFLVETLQQKLGDSAKVVVPSKQLIEFKEALVFALMGVLRIEKKINVLSSVTGAKRDSSCGVLFLPS
- a CDS encoding glycoside hydrolase family 3 protein, producing the protein MPKIAPYTQAEQTLSLAEKVGQLFMPAAFINDTEEEIQQLEKLIKEHHIGSLCFFHSRASAATNFEGKKKVVSNAKSFETLQNLIARYQKAAKYPLLIAIDAEWGLAMRIEKTPQYPYAITLGALPDAHNDLIYEVGKSIAKDCKAAGIHWNLSPCVDINNNPNNPVIGYRSFGEDRVKVAQKAMAYIHGTRSEGILTSIKHFPGHGDTATDSHLGLPLINKTKEELTNNELYPFQQLILEGVDSVMAGHLSVPALANETDTPSSISKDIIKGVLRTEMGYKGVVISDALNMHAVSKNFPTKGELEWLAFDAGNDVLCFAEHVKEGIDTILKNSSETQIQESFNRFWRLKEKAIASTKISSTTLTNPDVLNTEIAQQSITLYQGTNEVITEFNTGAFTGVQLPLYHENRFFNSIKKHKKFNVVSDKTLTEESDKNFLLAIFPPQIKPTNNFGFTQDELAFINEIIAKKNVILYLFGNPYVLNHINVENAKAVVIAYQNLISFQEVAANHFLGNLEVQGKLPVTI